The Lactobacillus acidophilus DNA segment GTATTTTCACAAAAAATGTTAGGTGATGGGTTCGCAATTATTCCAACTGATGGATCAATTGTGGCTTCAGTAGATGGAACTATAGTTAGTGTCATGTCTACTAAACATGCTTTGACTATGACATCCGCAAAAGGTAACCTTGAAATCTTAATTCATATGGGAATCGATACAGTAGAATTAAAAGGTGAACCATTTGATATTACCGTAAGAGAAGGACAAAAAGTTAAAGCTGGTCAAAGCCTTGGAACAATGAATATCAATAAGATTAAAGAAGCAGGTAAAGATCCAGTTGTAATGATGGCTGTAACTAATAAGGATACTGTTCAGGATATGAAGCTATTACAATTTGGAGAAGTTAAGGCGGGAGAGTCCGTCCTAGAAGTTACCAGTAAGTGAGGAAAAATAAAATGGAAATAAAAAATTTAACTACTGAGCAACGTAATCCTGCTTCTATACATATTGATACTGTTTCTACTGTAGAAATGGTAAAAATTATGAATGAGGAAGATCAAAAAGTTGCCTTAGCTGTTGGCAATCAAGATGAACAAATAGCAAGGGCAATTGATGAGGCAGCTAACCGCTATAAAAAGGGTGGTCGGTTAATTTATCTTGGAGCTGGCACCAGTGGAAGATTAGGCGTGTTAGATGCAGCTGAATTAGTTCCAACTTATGGGATTAAACCAGAAAGAGCCATTGGTCTAATTGCTGGCGGTCCAGGAGCAATGTATAAAGCTGTTGAAGGTGCTGAGGATGATACTAATTTAGGCGCTGAAGATCTTAAAGATTTGAACTTAAATAGTCAAGATATTGTCTTAGGCTTAGCAGCTAGTGGTCGTACTCCTTATGTAATTGGTGGTCTTGAATATGCCAATCAAATTGGTGCCTTCACCATTTCAATTGCTTGCGTTAAAGATTCTGAAATTGGTAAACATGCTGAGGTCGCAATTGAGGCTGTAGTTGGTCCTGAAATAGTAACCGGTTCTACACGGATGAAATCGGGAACTGCGCAGAAGATGATCTTGAATATGATCTCAACTGGGGTCATGATCAGACAAGGAAAAGTTTTTGAAAACGTAATGATTGACGTAATGCCGACAAATTCTAAATTAGTTGATCGGGCAAGTCGAATTATTTCTGCTGTAACAGATGCAACACAAGAAGAAGCGTTGCAGACGTTAAAGAAAGCGGAAAATAATGTTCCGCTTGCCATTACCATGATCAAGACCGAGTCTAATAAAGATGAAGCTCAAAAATTATTAGAGCAATATAACGGTAATGTCAGTGAAGTTATTAAAAACAATTAATTAAAAGCCAAAAAGCGATTAGCTTTTTGGCTTTGTTTTTTCATAGAAGGAAAAAATTATGTTAGGATTTTCGATTTATTTAAATAACGATATTACTTCAGCAACTGAACAATATATTAATCGACTAAAGCAAAATGGGTTTGATGGGATTTTTACCTCAGCTCATATTCCTGAAGAAGATCCTAAGAAATATCAACAAAGATTATTTTCTTTAGGAAATTTAGCCAAAAATAATAATTTAAAAG contains these protein-coding regions:
- the murQ gene encoding N-acetylmuramic acid 6-phosphate etherase gives rise to the protein MEIKNLTTEQRNPASIHIDTVSTVEMVKIMNEEDQKVALAVGNQDEQIARAIDEAANRYKKGGRLIYLGAGTSGRLGVLDAAELVPTYGIKPERAIGLIAGGPGAMYKAVEGAEDDTNLGAEDLKDLNLNSQDIVLGLAASGRTPYVIGGLEYANQIGAFTISIACVKDSEIGKHAEVAIEAVVGPEIVTGSTRMKSGTAQKMILNMISTGVMIRQGKVFENVMIDVMPTNSKLVDRASRIISAVTDATQEEALQTLKKAENNVPLAITMIKTESNKDEAQKLLEQYNGNVSEVIKNN